TGATGAATGACGGGATTGACATTACCCATATTATTGTCATTATCACTATAAACGTGTCTGATAACGCGAATGATATCCCATTTTTTAAAAGAAGAATTAACGCGTACAAAATAACTAATGATGCTATCAAACTAATTATGTTTCCTTGTGTTAAATATTTCTTATCCATAACTAAACATTAACGTACTGGCGTAAATATTTTTTTAAAGGTTTTCTGAACAGTTTGGATAGTTCGTTTGCGATAAAATCTAAGGTAAATCTCATCTCTTTGTGATGGACCCAAAATTATCTATTTAAAAATAAGTCTAGATAATTGAGAGATTGTTTTAAAATTTTACTATATACAAATATAAACCTATTAATAATCTTTTCCATTAAGGAAAATATATGGAAGAAACCTAAACAATCTTTATCTTCACGCTACCCTTATATGAGATTATTAACAAACAAATTTTGAATATACCATTAAGACAAGGAATGGTTAATTTAACTTATCACTATTCTTACATCAGTTGCAAATGCGCCATATTCGTTTACAAATACTGGATTTATGTCCATTTCTTTAATATTAAGATCAACTATCATTCTTGAAATGCTCACAATTGTTCTAATGAGCGAGTTTTCATCATAACCTCTTTTCCTAGCTGTTAGCATATCATGTATTTTACTCTCTACTAACAATTCTTGTGCTTCATCCTCATAAACTGGTGAAAGCGCATATGCAACGTTTCTGAGTACTTCAACGTATATTCCCCCACTTCCTACTAGTACTACATGGCCGAATACCGGGTCTTTCAATCCTCCAACATATACTTCTAGCCCACTTAACTGTTGTTGGATCATTACTCTCTTAGTTATTTTAGATAATTGGGCATAAACTTTCTTAACATCCTCTTTCTCAACATTTACCACAACCCCCTTCAGCTCAGTCTTATGCAACGGTTCATCTGGAGATATCTTCATTACTACTGGGTAGCCTATGTTATCAGCAATTTGTTGTGCTTCATCCTCACTTAAAGCTGTCCCCCATTTAGGCGTTTTAATACCATATATTTCCATTAATTTCATAGCCTCGTAATCTTTAAGACTCTTTTTCTCTTTTATTAATTCCATTGCGGACTCTATTGGTTGAACAGTTCTTATTTTCTTTCTTGGTAATGGCCTTGAGGTGTAGTATCTAATAGCCCTTACTGCATCTTCAGGAAAAGTATACGCTGGAATACCGGTTGATTCTAAGATTTTCAATGCCATATCTTCATCCAGTCCCATAGTAATTCCAATCACGCCTTTCCCCTTAAAATTAGAAATGGTTCTTGCAATATCTGTACAGCTAACCATTGGTAACGCTTGGACAATTACCAATTTCGTACAATTCAAACTATTTACAATCTTCAGTGCATTATAGTATCTTTCTCTATTGGCATCACCAGTTAGATCTAACGGATTTTTAGGAATGGAGGTTGGTGGCAAGATCTTCCCCAGTTCCCTTTTCATCCATTCTGGTATTTCAATCATCTTTAGTCCATTTCTTTCTATTTCATCCGAAACTAGGACACCGTGGCCACCAGAATTAGTGATTACCAATATCTCATTACTTATGGGCTCAGAGTACATTAATATTTTTGCGAGATTTAACATATCATGAAGATTATCTATTAGAATACCTCCCACCGTTTTCACAGCAGCTTTAAATACTTCAAAGGAGCCAGCTAAGCTACCAGTATGGGTTTTCGCAGCAGAGGCACCTTGACTAGTAGTTCCACCCTTTAGGAATACTACTGGCTTCCTTCTTACTGCATCTGGCAAAGTCTCTAGAAACGAAGTGCCATCTGAAACACCTTCTAAATAAACGAAAATTGCCCTAGTTTCCGCGTCCCTAGATAAGTAATCAATTACTTCATACTCTTTTACATCCGCCTGATTACCCAAACTTATCATATAACTTATTCCTACTCTGAACTTCTGAGCCCAATTTAACATGTAAACTCCTAATCCACCACTTTGGACTACTAGGCCGATATTACCTCTCTTTACGTCAGTATAGGTGAATGTTGCGTTAAATTCTGGAGTGATTATGCCGAAAGTATTAGGTCCAAGGACTCTTATCCCTCCTTTTCTAGCTATGTTTATTACTTCATATTCCAATTTCTCTTCTCCTACTTCTCGGAATCCCGCTGTGATTATTATTGAGGCTTTTACACCCTTCTCAACGAACTCTTCCATTACTTGAGGTACCACTTCCCTAGGTACTGTAATAATACCTAAATCTATATTATCTGGAATATCTTTAACGCTTTTATAAGCTTTTACTCCTTCAACGTCTTCAGCTTTTGGATTGATTGGATATAGTTTACCATTAAAAGTAGAGAGTAAATTTCTAAATACCACATTTCCGACCTTTTCCTTATATCTTGATGCTCCTACTACCGCGATACTTTTAGGCTTAAATAAGAATTCCAAATTATCCATATACCTTATTCACTTATTGCGCTAAATATATTTTTAGCCTTTAAGGAAAAGTGATATGACGTTTCATAAATCTTATTTTGATATAAATGAAGCCGTAGTAAATTTATCCAAGACTCTTCTGCCAGCTCAGTATATACTCTTTTTTTAAAATCTTCTCATCATAGTTTTATCTTATACTCGATTTGTTGAGGTTCTCAGAAAGCTTCAATTCTATTCAAAATGAAAGTAGCTCTTGGATAATTCACAGATACCTCAAAACTAGCTACTATATTCTTTAATTAAGCTTACTATCACAAGCAGATAGTATATAGATAGAACAAAAGCCAGAAAACAGAATAAAATAAAAAATTTAAATATTATAATAATAGTTTAAAAAACAAATTAATAAAAAATTTTATGGAGGACTTGCTAGATGTGCTGGAACAGTTTCTACGGCAATGAATGCTCCTATTATACCTGCAATTATGACAAATATCCAGAATAATATGAAAAATGCTAGCATCCAGCCTTTTAAGGGTGGATCTTTAACACTCTGTGCTCTAAGTGTATCTAATGCAAGTGTTACTGGATAACCTAGAATACCTGCTATTCCATAAGTAACGTATAATGCTAGTAGAGCTAATGGTTCTTTAGTTAATCCTAAATGATATCCAGTGACGCCGTAATATATTGTAATTAGTCCTACAAATAAGGCGAAAATGCCAGTTGTTTGTAATCTTTTGCCCATGTAGACAGCGATGGAATAGGATAATATGATTACTCCTAGTAATAGGTATACATCATAAAACAGTATATTATAGCTCCCTGGTAAAGTCCAAGTAAATTCTCCCCACAAGCTAATTATTAAAATTACAATTCCTAAAATAGCAGCTGGAATAATGGAGTCATCGAGACTTCTTTTAATTGCTTCATACCCACTTTTTCTAAATCCTATAAAGGCCTGAACAGTGGTGTAAGCGATTAATACTGATACTAAAGGTAGTATAAACAACATTAAAGCTAAATCATCTATGAAAGCCATTTTATCACCAATATTAATTTATGTTCTTACTAATTTAAATTATGTATGTTAAAATGAACTGGTTAATTAAAAATTGTGTGCATTCATGTTCAAAACCACATTAGATTATATAAATTAATATTAGTGTTCTCGATAGGTGATTGGTTTTCATTGCTATAAGTGGATTCTCCACTGTTTTTAATTAACTTTAAAAGGAAGAAATGAACTTTCTTTCATATGGTTAGTCTATCCAAAAGGTTAGAACCCAAGGAAAGCTCCATTTCACCAATCTTAATTTACGCACAATCTCTGAGTTCAATAGCACCGTTAGGTTCAGCCTCAGCATATTTAACTTATGCGCTAACCTCTTCCTTATCCTCAACTTTAATAGCAGGAATTTTAGGAGCTCTAATTTACTTCTTATGGGTCTTAATAGGGTATCGATATTCCAAAGTAATAGCCTCAACTGGAGGTACATATGAGTTCGCAAGAGCCGGAGGAGGAGAGTTAATAGGAAGAATTGCAGGCTGGCTTTATTGGATCAGTTATATGATTTATTTGCCTTCAGCAATCACTTATCTCTCTAGTGTAGTTTTACCTTCAGAACTTAATTTGAGTCCTATGGTAGTTGCCTCGATAGAGATTTTAATTCCAATATTACTTACATTACTCTTATTAACTGGAATAAAACCACCACTATTTTATGGTCTAGCAACTTCTACCATAGAGATTATTTTAATTCTAGTTCTCGGTATTAAGGTGTTAAGCGTAACTGGTCTTTCACTAGAACCTCTGAGTATAAACGTTTCTCTATCAAATTTCTTTACGGGCGCTCTAGCCGTAGGCTTCACTTTAGCTGGAGGTGGAGCATCATTTTTCTTAGGATATGAAGCAGTGGGTAAAGGAAAAACAGTTGGAAAAGCTTATCTTACTGCATACTGGGTAGCATCAGCTGCAGTATTATTTGCGGCCTACTTTGAAATAGCTGCAGCAGGTTACTCTAATAGTGGCGTTGCCAATCTATTGAATCAAACATATTACCCTGGTTTTTTCATAGCACAAAGGTTCATGGGAGGTCTATTCTCATTTTTGTTTTTCATCTTTACTGCAAATAGTTTAATTGGTTCGGTAGTTGCGGCATATGTAGCGCTTTCCAGACTTTCATATTCATTATTGAGAAAAGATATGCTAAAGTCAATATTTGTTGTGGCTATACCATTTATTGTCATCAATGTAATAGCCTCATTTACGGGGCAATATTTAACGATATATCTAATTACAACTGAAATATCACTTATAACCCTTTATGCTTCACATGCTCTTGTATCTTTAGTATTTCCCTCTTTTACACGTAAGTTGTCAAAGTTTAAATTTTATGATCTACTCCTTGCATTAGCATCTGCCATACTAATGGGCTATGGTATATATAACTACATAATACCTTATGCCTTTCCTACTTCGCTAATTGGTTCACTTTCACTTGTATGTGGACTAGCAATAGGCATACTAGATTGGATAATACAAAAAAGAAGAGGAAATAAGATAGACAGATTAGGAATAAAAAAGTGACTGATTCATAATGCTCTGTAAAATTTTTCTAAATAGTGTTAATTATTTCATAACCCTAAATACTATAAGGATCTACAGCACTTTCTCAACTTATTAACTCATCAACTATCTAATACACATTTTAGTATGAAGGATTTCAAACCGATTATTGTTAGTATATAACGAGGTAATAGAATTTACTTTGGATATCCCACAACGAAATAAAACAAGTTAAGTGCTTTCTCTTCATAAACCTTAATGTCAAGATACTTACTGAAAATTTGCTTGTGGAAAGAATTGGTATTTAATCTCCTATAAATATAATAAATGTATTTGAAGTCCCTAGCTCTAGCTCCTGCAATTGCAGCTATATAAGGCATTATGTATTTTAAATAAATGCTTAGATATGTTCTCTTTATCCAACTATCTGGTTTTCCCATAGCTATAAAGCCAACTATTTTTTTCGAGACTCTGCTCATCTCCTTTATGACCTCTTCTATGTTATCCGAAGCATGTAAAGCAAAACTACTCATCACAATATCAAATACTTTCTCTCTAAATGGAAGGGCATCGAATGAACATAATACTTTATCGTCTTCAACTATTGCCATTTTAAGCATGTTTTCCGCATAATCTGTGAGTATTATCTCGTAGGAATTCTTATAAAGCCTTTTAAACACGTAAGAGAGTTCACCCTTTCCTGCAGCTACGTCTAAAATAAGTTTTGGTCTCTCACAGAATTTTAAAATAGTTTTAACTAGATCGGCTCTCCATCTGACGTCTTGATTGAATGAGATAAACCTATTAGCTCTGTCATAAGCTTTAGGAATATCATTATAAACCTGCATTAATTCTTCGTTAGTTGCTTTTATAGTTTCAGTTGCCATATTATATAACGTGTCATAGATAAGAGAATTTAAACTTTTAGCTAACTAAAGTATACTCAATGAGACTGCCGAATATTTAACGCTAAAACTTAGCATAACTGGACTTAGGATAAGGTCAATGGAGACTCTGGGATATACTTCAACTAATTTAATTATTTTATAAAGCTGATTCATTTTTTGTAATAAATTCTTCTAAAATGGTGTCTAATTTACAATGTCTTATGTAATTTTTAAAATCACCCTTGTATACTATTTAGAACGTAACTTTTCATTTATGAAAATGAGTAGAAAATTGACGATAATAAGACGCCCTTTCAATTTTAGCTAGTAAGTTAATTTCGCATAGATATCATATATTCTATGCGAGATTTAATATTTATTCAAAAATCAATAGTTGTTTTCAACTTACGACTACTTATATTTTAGATAGTTTACGCTTAAATCTTAGATGGTTTGCTTAAATCTATCAAGTAATTTATTATATTAACGTTTTTTCCCAATAAATCTCAGAAATTCATGGTAAAATTTAATAAATAGTTTTACTAATATTTAATTGTGGGAACGATGATTAAAGCTGATGTGATTAGTGATGCAAGAGAGAAACTACAGAAATTCTTAGGATTCAGCTTTCCATTACCCATTGTGATTGAAATAAGTACTCCATACCACGCTTATTACAAGAGTGGAATTATCTTTGTGGGTTACTTTGACGAGGAATATACGTATGAATTAGAAAGAACTATTATTCATGAAATGGTTCATTATGTGCAAGACGCAATATGTAGACCCAAGTTCCCATATTTACATGTAATAATTGAGAGTATTCCATTAGCTTTTGGAATAGGAAATGG
The nucleotide sequence above comes from Sulfolobus tengchongensis. Encoded proteins:
- a CDS encoding APC family permease; translated protein: MVSLSKRLEPKESSISPILIYAQSLSSIAPLGSASAYLTYALTSSLSSTLIAGILGALIYFLWVLIGYRYSKVIASTGGTYEFARAGGGELIGRIAGWLYWISYMIYLPSAITYLSSVVLPSELNLSPMVVASIEILIPILLTLLLLTGIKPPLFYGLATSTIEIILILVLGIKVLSVTGLSLEPLSINVSLSNFFTGALAVGFTLAGGGASFFLGYEAVGKGKTVGKAYLTAYWVASAAVLFAAYFEIAAAGYSNSGVANLLNQTYYPGFFIAQRFMGGLFSFLFFIFTANSLIGSVVAAYVALSRLSYSLLRKDMLKSIFVVAIPFIVINVIASFTGQYLTIYLITTEISLITLYASHALVSLVFPSFTRKLSKFKFYDLLLALASAILMGYGIYNYIIPYAFPTSLIGSLSLVCGLAIGILDWIIQKRRGNKIDRLGIKK
- a CDS encoding DUF981 family protein, with product MAFIDDLALMLFILPLVSVLIAYTTVQAFIGFRKSGYEAIKRSLDDSIIPAAILGIVILIISLWGEFTWTLPGSYNILFYDVYLLLGVIILSYSIAVYMGKRLQTTGIFALFVGLITIYYGVTGYHLGLTKEPLALLALYVTYGIAGILGYPVTLALDTLRAQSVKDPPLKGWMLAFFILFWIFVIIAGIIGAFIAVETVPAHLASPP
- a CDS encoding class I SAM-dependent methyltransferase; the encoded protein is MATETIKATNEELMQVYNDIPKAYDRANRFISFNQDVRWRADLVKTILKFCERPKLILDVAAGKGELSYVFKRLYKNSYEIILTDYAENMLKMAIVEDDKVLCSFDALPFREKVFDIVMSSFALHASDNIEEVIKEMSRVSKKIVGFIAMGKPDSWIKRTYLSIYLKYIMPYIAAIAGARARDFKYIYYIYRRLNTNSFHKQIFSKYLDIKVYEEKALNLFYFVVGYPK
- a CDS encoding acetate--CoA ligase family protein, giving the protein MDNLEFLFKPKSIAVVGASRYKEKVGNVVFRNLLSTFNGKLYPINPKAEDVEGVKAYKSVKDIPDNIDLGIITVPREVVPQVMEEFVEKGVKASIIITAGFREVGEEKLEYEVINIARKGGIRVLGPNTFGIITPEFNATFTYTDVKRGNIGLVVQSGGLGVYMLNWAQKFRVGISYMISLGNQADVKEYEVIDYLSRDAETRAIFVYLEGVSDGTSFLETLPDAVRRKPVVFLKGGTTSQGASAAKTHTGSLAGSFEVFKAAVKTVGGILIDNLHDMLNLAKILMYSEPISNEILVITNSGGHGVLVSDEIERNGLKMIEIPEWMKRELGKILPPTSIPKNPLDLTGDANRERYYNALKIVNSLNCTKLVIVQALPMVSCTDIARTISNFKGKGVIGITMGLDEDMALKILESTGIPAYTFPEDAVRAIRYYTSRPLPRKKIRTVQPIESAMELIKEKKSLKDYEAMKLMEIYGIKTPKWGTALSEDEAQQIADNIGYPVVMKISPDEPLHKTELKGVVVNVEKEDVKKVYAQLSKITKRVMIQQQLSGLEVYVGGLKDPVFGHVVLVGSGGIYVEVLRNVAYALSPVYEDEAQELLVESKIHDMLTARKRGYDENSLIRTIVSISRMIVDLNIKEMDINPVFVNEYGAFATDVRIVIS